One Pseudobdellovibrionaceae bacterium genomic window, AAGAAGTGCCGGCAGAGGCAGAATTAATTAGCCATCAGCTTTTGTTAAGGGCTGCCTATATTAAAAAAATAAGCCAAGGAATTTTTGTTTACGGGCACCTTGCTTTAAAAGTTATTCGTAATTTAGAAAGCATTATCAGAGAAGAAATGGAAAAAGCAAACGCGGTTGAAATTTTTATGCCAATGGTGCAGCCTGCAGATTTATGGAAAACCACAGGCCGTTGGAATAAAATGGGAGACACTATGTTGCGATTTAAAAATCGTACACAGCAAGAATTTTGTTTAGGGCCCACGCACGAAGAGGTGGTTACTGAATATATAAAACCATTTATTAAAAGTTACAAAAACTTACCCCTTAATTTTTACCAAATTCAAACTAAATACCGCGATGAAATTCGCCCTCGCTTTGGTTTAATGAGAGGTCGAGAATTTATCATGAAAGACGCTTACAGCTTTGATATTAATTTAGAGCAAGCTCAAAAATCGTATTACGATATGTACAAAACCTATCAAAATATTTTTAACAGATTAGGGGTTGTTTATCGTGTTGTTCAAGCCGACACAGGGGATATTGGAGGAAGTCAGTCTCATGAGTTCCATTTATTGGCAGACAGTGGTGAAGATATGCTTTTAGTGTCTGATGCTAGTGACTTTGCAGCTAACAGTGAAATTTGTAAAACTTTATCTACTAAAGAAAGACAAAAATTATTTAAAGAAAACTTTAACAAAGAAGAGGTGAAAAAATTAAAGCAAAAGCTTGTTGAAACACCAAACATAAAAAGCATAGCCGATTTATCAAAGTTTTTAAGTATAAAAGAAGATCAATTAGTAAAAACTTTATTTTTTAATATTAAAACAGAAAAAACAGTAAAAAAAGAAACACAAGAATGCATAGAACCAGTGGTGATTTTAGTTCGTGGCGATTATGATGTTAATCCTTACAAATTAAAAAACTTGTTAAAGGCCACCGAGGTGGAGTTGTTGTCCGAAAAAGAAGTAATAGCATTAACGGGGGCTAACCCTGGCAGTTGTGGACCAGTAAATTTAAAAGGTCAGGCAAAAATTTATGCAGATTTTTCTGTTGAAGAGTTAGTTAATTATACTGTGGGCGCTAATAAAACGGATTATCACATGCAAAATGTTAATCATTCTGATTTTTCTTGCAAAGAATTTTTCGATTTACGATGGGCAGTGGCTGGCGACTTATCTCCTGACGGAAAGGGAAAGTTAGTGGAATACAGAGGCATTGAAGCGGGGCATATTTTTTATTTAGGAACAACCTATTCTGAAAAATTAAAAGCCGAGTTTTTAGACAGTAATGGAAAAACCTGCCCTGTGGAAATGGGCTGTTATGGCATGGGAGTTTCTAGGCTTATGCAAGCCATAGTAGAGCAGTCTCATGACGAAGACGGAATGATTTGGCCAATGGCTTTAGCTCCGTATAAAGTGCATATTTGTTTGCTAGACCCTAAAGACGAGCAAGTTAGTAAAATTTGCGAAGAAGTTTATCAAGCTTTAATCAGCGAGGGAGTAAGCGTTTTACTAGATGACCGAAAAGAACGACCAGGCTTTAAGTTTAAAGATGCCGACTTATTGGGAATGCCTTTGCGTTTAACTTTTGGAGCAAGGTCTTTAAAAGAGGGAGGGGTAGAGTTGGTAGAAAGAAAAACCCATGACAAAAAATTGCTTCCTGTAAATACCGTAGTAAAAACTATTTTAGAAAAAATAAAATTATAAAATGCAACCCATATTAAAATATCCTTTTTTTTTAGCTTTAGATAAAAAAGATCCCGAAGAGGCGTGGAAGTTTTTGCAAGCTCATCACGATAATATTGGAGGGGTAAAGCTTGGCCCTAAACTTATTTTACAAGCGGGCTGGGATTTTATAAAAAAAGCATCCGAAATAGCTCCTGTATTTTTAGATTTTAAATTTCATGACATTCCTTCGGTAACTTTAGCTGCGGTAAAGGAAAGTTTTCGTTTAGGTGCTAGTTTTGTTACTGTACATGCGTCTGTTGGAAAAGAAGCTTTGTCGTTACTTTATAATTTTCAAGAAGAAGCCAATAAGTCCAGGCCGTTTAAAATTTTAGTAGTAAGTATTTTAACTAGCTTTTCTGAAGAGCAACAATTACCTCACTGGAAAGAAGGGGCAATTAAAGATAAAGTAAAGGCTCTTGCATCTTTAGTTAAACAGTCTGGCTTAAATGGTTTTGTTTGCTCCCCTCAAGAAGTAAAATACTTAAAGCCATTAAATCCCGACTTTTTTTTTGTTACTCCGGGTATTCGTTTAACTTCTAACCATAATGCATTGGCCGAAGATGATCAAAGCAGAACTTTAACTCCCTTAGAGGCCTTATCAGCAGGCAGCAATGCTATGGTGATTGGTAGGCCAATATATAATAGTGAAAATCCCGAAAATATTTTGCAATCTATCATTTTAGATTGTAAGTCTGTACTTTAGATTGTAAGTCTATACAAAGCAGAATACAGCAGAATACAAAGCAGAACAAAGCAGAATACAAAGCCATTAACTTAAAAGGGAAAAATGCAAAGCCTATTTACAGCCAGTCAATTTTTTAACATCTTTCTTATAGCTTTGGTTCTACACACCCTTGTTGAGCTGTATTTAAATTTTAGACAATTTCGTTATGTAAAAAAAAATAGCAAAACAGTTCCCCAATACTTTCAAGAAGAAATTACCTTACAAGAACATACCAAAGCAGCCAGTTACAGTATTGCAAAATTAAAACTATCTTCAGTAGAGTTACTTTGGGGGGTTGCTATCTTGCTTTTTTGGACAAAGGCGGGAGGGCTTGCAATATTAAATCAGTACTTTGCTTTAAGTGCCACTAGCGCTTGGTATCTTTCTGTATTAATGATTTTAAGCTTTGTTGGTTTAAATATAATATTATCTTTACCTTTCTCTTTGTTTAAAACCTTTTCTTTAGAGGAAAAGTTTGGTTTTAATAAAACTACGCTAAAAACATTTTGTTTAGATTTTTTTAAACAATTGTTTTTGTTAAGTTTAATAGGCTTTCCCTTAATTGCTTTAATTTTGTGGCTATTACAAAGTATGGGAACTTATGCTTGGGTTTATACTTGGTTATTTTGGGTTAGTTTTATGGTGCTAATGCAATGGGCTTATCCAGTTATTTTAGCCCCATTGTTTAACACATTTACTCCCTTAGAAGATGAAAAACTAAAAACCGTTATCTTAAACTTACTAAAGCGCTGTGGATTTAATGGAGGGGGAGTTTTTTTAATGGATGGGTCTAAAAGAAGCAGTCACGGTAATGCTTATCTCTCTGGTTTGGGTTCAAAAAAGCGTATTGTTTTTTTCGATACATTGTTAAAACAGCTAAACACTTCAGAGATAGAAAGCGTACTTGCTCATGAACTAGGGCATTTTCACCACAAGCATATTCAAAAATTTTTATTGCGTTATGTAGCTATTAGCTTTGTTGCTTTTTTTATTTTAGGCCAGCTATTAAATGCAGCGTGGTTTCACCAAGGTTTAGGGGTTGAGGGTACTTTTATATGGAATTTTTTAATTCTGTTTTCTTTGTCCTTGTCGGTTTTTACTTTTTGGCTAGCACCATTTAGTAATTTATCTAGCCGTAAAAATGAATTTGAAGCCGATCAATTTGCTAAAGAAAAAGCTTCAGCCAGCGATTTAAAAACGGCTTTATTAAAATTAAGTAAAGATAATGCAGCTACCTTAACACCGGATTCATGGTATGCTACTTATCATTACTCTCACCCCGATATTGTAACAAGAATTAACCATTTATAAGAGTAAACTATATGAAAAAACCAAAACTTGCTACTTCACAAAACAGGGTAGGCTTACATGCGTGTTATGAATGCCTACTACATAGACCAAAAAATGTAGAAAAAGCTTATATTTCTCGCACAAAACAAGATCCTTTATTTGTTAAGATAAAAAAACTATTAGAGAAGCATAACATTCCTACAGAGATAGTAAAAAAATCTTTTTTAGATTTAATGAGCTTTAATCACCAAGGCTTGGGGCTGAAAGTAAATGCTTGTCTTGAGTTAGATTGGAAAACTTTAGAAAACGCAGAAGAAAGTAAAAAAAGTATGATTTTGTGCATTGATGGAGTCGAAGATCCTCATAATTTAGGCGCTTTAATTCGTACGGCTTGGTTAATGGGGGTTAAAGCTATTTTTGTAGCAGAACATCAGGGTTTAAATGCTTTAACGCCCACCGTTTATAAAGTAGCTTGCGGTGGGGCCGAATATGTTCCCGTGGTATTTACCACTAAATTGCCATTTTTAATAGAAAAAATAAAAGAAAAATCTTACTGGGTTTATGGCTTGTCTCATAGAGCTAAAGAAGACATATACCAATGTAACTACGCCAATAATATGGCTTTTGTATTAGGTTCTGAGTCGGGAGGCATTCGTAAATCTGTAGAAAATACTTGTGATGTGTTATTAAAAATCCCTCAAGTTTCCGCAAATGCTAGTTATAATATGTCTGTAGCTGGCGCTTTAGCTTTGTCCAGAGGCTGTTTGTAGACTTTACATTTTTGTGTAAGTAATATTTGCATTTTAATACAACCTTTCAGTTAAAAAGAAGTTTTGTGTTACTTTCTTTATATTATGAAGTGGATTAGTTTTTTACTTTCTTTTTTTATAAGTAACTCTGTTTGGGCAGGTATTCCCAACATGAGAGTGCAGTTTAATTCTAACTTAACTAAAGAATGTAGTTTTGTAGATAACGAACAAGTGATGGCTTCTTTAGAGGCTTCTTTAAAAGTATTAAACCAAATTGAAGAAAACCGTGAAGAGTGTCAATCTTTACACAGTAATTCCAAAGCCTTTTTAGATACCTATTTAAGTTATATGTTAGAGCGAGAAGAAGACTTGCAACAAGCCATCAGCGAAGAGCGAGTGGTTCGTTCCGAAATAGAGCGTTTAAGTCTGAATGGCACACCATACGATGGACGGCATGACACTCTTTTATTAAATGTTTTAAAAAAAAAAGCTTTTCGATCTAATAAAAAAAGAAAAAAATCTAATGCCTTGTTACAAAGCTTTCAGTTGTCGTCTACTTTATTAGAGGATTTAGAAAAGCACCCTAAATGCGCAGCCTCTATTAGCTCTCATATTGTGGGGCCAAGCATTGGTATATTGGGGCAATTATCTGGAGTAGTTTCTTCTGGGGTCAGTGCCTTTAGTGCTCCCCTGATTGCAGGATTTGCACAATTGGTATCGCGCTTTGTGTCTTATGCAGGAAGAATTAATGAAAACTCTTATGTGAGTTTAAAAGAGTTAACTCAATCATCTAATTATTACACCTCTTATAAATGCGCCTTTAAAAATATTGAAAAAATCACCTGTTCGCTTTTAGAGGAAGAACATATGTTAGGTAAATTGCAATTACCTAAGTTTGGAAAAAGCATTTTAAAATTAGATGAAACAGGAAATTTTAAAATTTTAAGAGACTTAGAAAGGCACAGTTATAGAATTTTTAATTTAATTGAAGAGGTAGAAAGATTATTTAATTCTCCAGAAACCTTTGACGCTTTAACTGAAATAGTAACTTTGCAATCCATTTTTTCTAAGTTAGATTTAGAGCCTAAAAACCCACCTTTAAAAAATAAATTTTACCTAGACGCTTTAAAAAAAGAGGGCTTTCCTGTTGGAGGTGTCGTTGGTGTGTGGAGCTCTTATGATTTAAATCAATTAAAATGGTCTACTTGGTATCATCGCTACTTTTTAAGCAGCAGTTCTTTAGGTTTGGAAGTTAGTAACACTTGTACAAGGTCTGTTAAATGGTCTACTAATCAAACAGCTTGTCGAGCGCACACTTTAACTCAAGCTTCAGAAATAAGCGAGTTTATAAAAGAGATTATTGTTCCTGCGTTGATTAATACTTTAAAAAAGCAGAGGCGATTAAACATTCAAGTTAGAGCTTTTCCTAGCTTACAAAGTCTATATACCTTACTAAGCGAACAAGAGGTTTACAAAGGCGACCCTGACTATCAGGAATATTCTTTAAGCAAATTGCTTAATCAATTTAGTTTGTACAGCAAGTTTTTTTTAAAAAGTCCTTTACGATTATTTGCTCAAGACATTTTAAAAATTGTAAAACCTTTGCGCCGCTTATTAAATGCTAGAAAGCATACACAAGCCTTATTTTTACAAGAGGCGCAAAACACTTACGAAACCCTAGCTACTATTTCTAATAATGGCCGTTCTGGTGGGGTGTTATATATTTCTTTTATTGAGGGAAAGTTTGCTAACTATTTTGAATCCATAGCTAGATATTATTTATTGCAAGATCAAAAAGTGGCTTTAAAATTTTCTAAATTTAATGTACTAGCTAATTTATATAAAAAATATCAAGACAGATTAATTCAGCCTAATTTTGCAGGGAGTTCTAACTTGTCTTTAATGGCAGATATTCAGTCTTCTTTTTTAAAAGTATTTTTGCCACCCATGAAGTTGCACTTAAAGGGATTGGTAAGGCGCTATAAGGCTTCTTCTCATAAAAAAGAAAAGCGAGAACTTCTGCATAGTTGTGCATTGTTTTTGCCCTACTTAGGTGGCAGTAATTTAGATTATACTTTTTCATCTAATGGTGTTAGTTCTAAAGCATCTACAGAGGACTGGAATTTTTCTAATAGCGATAATGACGACGATTTTACCAGCAGTTCATTTAATAATTTAGAAGAAACTTCTTCTTTGGGTTTATTTTGTAAAGATCTATTAATTAAAGAAAAAGGGCTGCCTATTTTAACTAAAGGGGATAAGAAGTATAAATTAAACCCAAAGAATAAACCTTCATTTAATGAGCCTTGCTATTATTATTATTATCAAAGAAAAGTTTCGATAGAAGAAGTTTCTCAAAAATTTGAATACTTAAATAACAATATTAAATTTTAATTAGAGGGCGTGTTTACAAGCGCGTCTAACTTGGCACTTTGCTCTAGTTCGTATAACTCTTGAAATCCGCCAATTAATTTATCATGAATAAAAATTTGCGGAACAGTTTGCATTCCCGTTCTTTGTTTTAGCTTTGTAAGTTCTTCTGCATTAGAAGAAAGATTAACTTCTTTAAAGTCTAAATTTTTAGATTTTAACAATTTTTTTGCGCGAATACAAAATGGGCAGTAATCGGTACTGTATAAAACTATAGACATAAATTCCTTTTTTATAATGGTTTAAGTTAAGTGCGTGTCTTTTAAAAAATCATCTACACTGATGGCAGGTACATCTACATCCGTAGCAAGGTCAGCAACCCAGTCGCGAACATTTTTACCTTCTAGGTAATGCCACATACCTATAATTACTTTTTTAAAGTTATGTTGTTTGTGCAAAGTGTGTAAGCCTTCGGATAGAGTTCCTGGCAATACTTTAACAGTTAATATTATGTCTTGAGTATATAGAGGGGCAACTTGCTGAGAAACAATTCTTTGAATTTGTTCAAAGAAAAACCCCTCGGAGTCTTTGCCTTCTTCTGCGTGAAAAATTACAAGCTCAAAAGAATTTTTGTCATGTTTTAAAATATGTTTTAAAGTTCTGTTAATAAGCCATTGTCCTCGAATACTTCCTGTACATAAAATGTAATGAGGAAGTTCTTTGGGAAGTTCGAGTTGGTTTTTAAATTTTCCCAGGCCAAGGCGTAAATCACTTCGGCGCTCTAGGCGACTTTCTAATAAGCCCCAACGGTAGTAAGCCATTAATAGCAAGGTAAGGGCTAGTAAAAATACTAACATCAAAAGTGGGCCTGCATGAGCGCGAGCTATTAAAGTAGCACTTGCAAGAGCTAATACTAACCCAGAAAACAAAGGCACCAGTGGAATTTTTTTATCTTTAAATACAAACAGTAAATTAGATAAGTATTTTGTTGGAGTACCTTTTTTTAAAGGTTGATTTCTTAATAAAATAACTCCAATACAAAAGCTAACCATTACTCCTAAAAAGGCCACTTCGTAAACTTTAGCTAAAACTCCCACTTCGCCAGCTACTAAGGCAGACATGGTTAAGGCTATTACTGCAAAAGGTAGGGCAATTAATGGATAACCTTTAATTTTAGGATAAATGTGAGCGACTCTCCACAAAAGTTTTTCTGGTAAATTTCCTTGTTTAGCCATGGTTTTTACAAGTCCAATAAAGCCCACAAAAGCAGTATTTACTGCAGCATATAAAGTTAGTGTGGCATCGACAACAATCACAGTGAGTAAAGATTTTCCCCCTAATTTCATGGCAAGGCCCGAAAGAAGATAATTTATATTATTTTGAATTTCTAAGGGACTTAGTAAAATTAAACATAAAAAAGAAATGGCGGGGGCGGTAACACTTACTAAAATAATTACGGTCTTATATAATTTATGTACCGTAACCAGCGTGGGGGTTTTTAATTCTTCTACAATTTGTGCAGCCGACTCAAAGCCGGTAATTCCTAAAAAGGCAGAGGCAAACCCGTACATAAAGGTACTAAAAGATAAACTTATTGTGGGTGAAGTAAAGCGTTCAAAACTAAG contains:
- a CDS encoding proline--tRNA ligase, translated to MRWTNIGIVTTKEVPAEAELISHQLLLRAAYIKKISQGIFVYGHLALKVIRNLESIIREEMEKANAVEIFMPMVQPADLWKTTGRWNKMGDTMLRFKNRTQQEFCLGPTHEEVVTEYIKPFIKSYKNLPLNFYQIQTKYRDEIRPRFGLMRGREFIMKDAYSFDINLEQAQKSYYDMYKTYQNIFNRLGVVYRVVQADTGDIGGSQSHEFHLLADSGEDMLLVSDASDFAANSEICKTLSTKERQKLFKENFNKEEVKKLKQKLVETPNIKSIADLSKFLSIKEDQLVKTLFFNIKTEKTVKKETQECIEPVVILVRGDYDVNPYKLKNLLKATEVELLSEKEVIALTGANPGSCGPVNLKGQAKIYADFSVEELVNYTVGANKTDYHMQNVNHSDFSCKEFFDLRWAVAGDLSPDGKGKLVEYRGIEAGHIFYLGTTYSEKLKAEFLDSNGKTCPVEMGCYGMGVSRLMQAIVEQSHDEDGMIWPMALAPYKVHICLLDPKDEQVSKICEEVYQALISEGVSVLLDDRKERPGFKFKDADLLGMPLRLTFGARSLKEGGVELVERKTHDKKLLPVNTVVKTILEKIKL
- the pyrF gene encoding orotidine-5'-phosphate decarboxylase — protein: MQPILKYPFFLALDKKDPEEAWKFLQAHHDNIGGVKLGPKLILQAGWDFIKKASEIAPVFLDFKFHDIPSVTLAAVKESFRLGASFVTVHASVGKEALSLLYNFQEEANKSRPFKILVVSILTSFSEEQQLPHWKEGAIKDKVKALASLVKQSGLNGFVCSPQEVKYLKPLNPDFFFVTPGIRLTSNHNALAEDDQSRTLTPLEALSAGSNAMVIGRPIYNSENPENILQSIILDCKSVL
- a CDS encoding M48 family metallopeptidase; amino-acid sequence: MQSLFTASQFFNIFLIALVLHTLVELYLNFRQFRYVKKNSKTVPQYFQEEITLQEHTKAASYSIAKLKLSSVELLWGVAILLFWTKAGGLAILNQYFALSATSAWYLSVLMILSFVGLNIILSLPFSLFKTFSLEEKFGFNKTTLKTFCLDFFKQLFLLSLIGFPLIALILWLLQSMGTYAWVYTWLFWVSFMVLMQWAYPVILAPLFNTFTPLEDEKLKTVILNLLKRCGFNGGGVFLMDGSKRSSHGNAYLSGLGSKKRIVFFDTLLKQLNTSEIESVLAHELGHFHHKHIQKFLLRYVAISFVAFFILGQLLNAAWFHQGLGVEGTFIWNFLILFSLSLSVFTFWLAPFSNLSSRKNEFEADQFAKEKASASDLKTALLKLSKDNAATLTPDSWYATYHYSHPDIVTRINHL
- the rlmB gene encoding 23S rRNA (guanosine(2251)-2'-O)-methyltransferase RlmB, producing MKKPKLATSQNRVGLHACYECLLHRPKNVEKAYISRTKQDPLFVKIKKLLEKHNIPTEIVKKSFLDLMSFNHQGLGLKVNACLELDWKTLENAEESKKSMILCIDGVEDPHNLGALIRTAWLMGVKAIFVAEHQGLNALTPTVYKVACGGAEYVPVVFTTKLPFLIEKIKEKSYWVYGLSHRAKEDIYQCNYANNMAFVLGSESGGIRKSVENTCDVLLKIPQVSANASYNMSVAGALALSRGCL
- the grxC gene encoding glutaredoxin 3 — protein: MSIVLYSTDYCPFCIRAKKLLKSKNLDFKEVNLSSNAEELTKLKQRTGMQTVPQIFIHDKLIGGFQELYELEQSAKLDALVNTPSN
- a CDS encoding APC family permease; translated protein: MPSKRPQDELGWIIAAGIVGADIGTSIFYSTGILFPIVGYYAPLFVLSCCLMMWLFKKTYEEGLAMSPYNGGAYSMILRSVGRRGAVFAGALTFVSYLATAAVSALSGSFYLSSLFPNLTAVHIVLLSFIPIIGFGLLNTKGIKEPAKLVTLIAGLHFLLLIIIAIWGGTFLITNWSSLSFERFTSPTISLSFSTFMYGFASAFLGITGFESAAQIVEELKTPTLVTVHKLYKTVIILVSVTAPAISFLCLILLSPLEIQNNINYLLSGLAMKLGGKSLLTVIVVDATLTLYAAVNTAFVGFIGLVKTMAKQGNLPEKLLWRVAHIYPKIKGYPLIALPFAVIALTMSALVAGEVGVLAKVYEVAFLGVMVSFCIGVILLRNQPLKKGTPTKYLSNLLFVFKDKKIPLVPLFSGLVLALASATLIARAHAGPLLMLVFLLALTLLLMAYYRWGLLESRLERRSDLRLGLGKFKNQLELPKELPHYILCTGSIRGQWLINRTLKHILKHDKNSFELVIFHAEEGKDSEGFFFEQIQRIVSQQVAPLYTQDIILTVKVLPGTLSEGLHTLHKQHNFKKVIIGMWHYLEGKNVRDWVADLATDVDVPAISVDDFLKDTHLT